The Pan paniscus chromosome 1, NHGRI_mPanPan1-v2.0_pri, whole genome shotgun sequence genome has a segment encoding these proteins:
- the LOC117978312 gene encoding PRAME family member 15-like encodes MKMSIRTPPRLLELAGRSLLKDQALAISTLEELPMELFPPLFMEAFSRRRCEALKLMVLAWPFRRLPLRPLIKMPCLEAFQAVLDGFDALLTQGVHPRRWKLQVLDLQDVCENFWMVWSEAMAHGCFLNAKRNKKTVQDCPRMRGQQPLTVFVELWLKNRTLDEYLTYLLLWVKQRKDLLHLCCKKLKILGMPFHNIRSILKMVNLDCIQEVEVNCKWILPILTQFTPYLGHMRNLQKLVLSHMDVSRYVSPEQKKEIVTQFTTQFLKLRCLQKLYMNSVSFLEGHLDQLLSCLKTSLKILAITNCALLESDLKHLSQCPSISQLKTLDLNGIRLTNYSLVPLQILLENVAATLEYLDLDDCGIVDSQVNTILPALSHCFELNTFSFCGNPICMATLENLLSHTIILRKLCLELYPAPRESYDADGTLCWSRFAQLRAELMKRVRDLRHPKRILFCTDYCPDCGDRSFYDLEADQCCC; translated from the exons ATGAAGATGAGCATCCGGACTCCACCCAGACTCCTGGAGCTTGCGGGGCGGAGCCTGCTGAAGGACCAAGCCTTGGCCATCTCCACCCTGGAGGAGCTGCCCATGGAACTTTTCCCCCCACTGTTCATGGAGGCCTTCAGCAGGAGACGCTGTGAGGCCCTGAAGCTGATGGTGCTGGCCTGGCCTTTCCGCCGCCTCCCTCTGAGGCCTCTGATAAAGATGCCTTGTCTGGAGGCATTCCAAGCTGTGCTGGATGGGTTTGATGCACTGCTTACCCAAGGGGTTCATCCCAG GAGATGGAAACttcaagtgctggatttacaggatGTCTGTGAGAACTTCTGGATGGTTTGGTCTGAAGCTATGGCCCATGGGTGCTTCCTCAATGCCAAGAGGAACAAAAAAACAGTGCAGGACTGTCCAAGGATGAGAGGACAGCAGCCCTTGACTGTGTTCGTAGAACTTTGGCTCAAGAACAGGACTCTGGATGAATACCTCACCTACCTCCTTCTATGGgtcaagcagaggaaagatttACTACACCTGTGCTGTAAGAAGCTGAAAATTTTGGGAATGCCCTTCCACAATATCAGAAGCATCCTGAAAATGGTGAACCTAGACTgtatccaggaggtggaagtgaaTTGCAAGTGGATACTGCCCATCCTGACACAGTTTACCCCATACCTGGGCCACATGAGGAATCTTCAGAAGCTCGTTCTCTCCCACATGGATGTCTCTCGCTACGTTTCCCCAGAGCAGAAGAAGGAGATTGTTACCCAGTTCACCACTCAGTTCCTCAAGCTGCGCTGCCTCCAAAAGCTTTATATGAACTCTGTTTCTTTCCTCGAAGGCCACCTGGACCAGCTGCTCAG CTGTCTGAAGACCTCGTTAAAGATCCTCGCAATAACTAACTGTGCGCTTTTGGAATCAGACTTGAAGCATCTATCCCAGTGCCCGAGCATCAGTCAACTAAAGACCCTGGACCTGAATGGCATCAGACTGACCAATTACAGTCTTGTGCCTCTCCAAATTCTCCTAGAAAATGTTGCAGCCACCCTTGAGTACCTGGATTTAGATGACTGTGGCATCGTAGACTCCCAAGTCAACACCATCCTGCCTGCCTTGAGCCACTGCTTTGAGCTCAACACCTTCAGCTTCTGTGGAAATCCCATCTGCATGGCAACCCTGGAGAACCTGCTGAGCCACACAATCATACTCAGAAAGTTATGCCTGGAGCTGTATCCTGCCCCGCGGGAGAGTTATGATGCTGATGGTACTCTCTGCTGGAGCAGATTTGCCCAACTTAGGGCTGAGCTGATGAAGAGAGTGAGGGACTTAAGGCACCCCAAGAGGATCTTGTTCTGTACTGACTACTGCCCTGACTGTGGCGACAGGTCATTTTATGACCTGGAGGCAGATCAATGCTGCTGTTGA